In the genome of Notamacropus eugenii isolate mMacEug1 chromosome 5, mMacEug1.pri_v2, whole genome shotgun sequence, one region contains:
- the LOC140508494 gene encoding olfactory receptor 14C36-like — MSNFTTTVNEFLLMRFSDSRKLQILYSLLFFLIYSAGLMGNLLIVVVTTFDRKLHTPMYFFLRNLSIVDACFISITVPQASFNSLVNNRAISVTGCAAQIFLVIFMAYVELTLLTVMARDHYVAICHPLLYPVIMNPRACMQMSLSCLLTGLIYAGLHTGYTFQLSFCQSNVIHQFFCDIPSLLKISCSETFSNTLSLLAAGLVIGGGCFVFIAATYISIFSTVLKFPVKEDQRKSFSTCLPHIIVVSLFLISSSYVYLQPPSDSGSIKDIILSIFYSIIPPSLNPIIYSLRNKQIKEALRMVMKRKLSLKE, encoded by the coding sequence ATGTCTAACTTTACCACCACTGTTAATGAATTTCTCCTTATGAGATTTTCTGACAGCCGGAAACTGCAGATCTTATATTCTTTGCTGTTCTTTCTCATTTACTCAGCAGGCTTGATGGGGAATCTCCTTATTGTCGTTGTCACAACCTTTGACAGAAAACTCCACAcccccatgtactttttccttagGAATCTTTCCATCGTGGACGCCTGCTTCATATCAATAACTGTTCCCCAGGCATCCTTTAACTCCCTGGTGAACAACAGAGCTATCTCAGTTACTGGATGTGCAGCTCAGATATTCCTTGTGATTTTCATGGCATATGTTGAGCTTACTTTGCTCACTGTCATGGCCCGTGATCATTATGTTGCCATATGCCACCCACTTCTCTATCCAGTGATTATGAATCCCCGAGCATGTATGCAGATGTCTTTgtcatgcttgttgactggccTTATTTATGCAGGGCTCCATACTGGTTACACATTTCAGTTGTCTTTCTGCCAGTCCAATGTGATCCACCAGTTCTTCTGTGATATCCCCTCTCTACTCAAGATCTCTTGCTCAGAAACATTCAGCAATACGTTATCCTTACTTGCCGCTGGTCTGGTGATTGGAGGTGGCTGCTTTGTCTTCATAGCTGCCACTTACATTAGCATATTTTCCACTGTGCTCAAATTTCCGGTGAAAGAAGACCAAAGAAAATCCTTCTCTACTTGTCTCCCCCACATCATTGTGGTTTCTTTATTCCTTATTTCATCCTCTTATGTGTACTTACAACCACCTTCAGATTCTGGGTCCATTAAAGAtataattctttcaatattctatTCCATAATACCTCCCTCCCTGAACCCTATTATATATAGTCTACGGAATAAGCAGATAAAAGAGGCTTTAAGAATGGTAATGAAGAGAAAGCTTTCGTTAAAGGAATAA